In a single window of the Flavivirga spongiicola genome:
- a CDS encoding LacI family DNA-binding transcriptional regulator: MVTLKQLAKELNVSISTVSKALNNSEEIGEDTVKRVKELAELYNYTPNKVALSLKQNKTKTIGVIIPNILNHFLAKVLFGIEREANNLGYNIITCISNESLEKEKESLLLLANGSVDGFILSVAEETQIKNEIDHFKKTISKGLPIVMFDRVAHDVLCDKVIVDDFDATYNATKGLLLENRKNIAFISNINDLSVGKLRERGYNKAILENNNQEPLVLKIKKKDDHQKRIKSFLKKNKTVDAVIAADSSSGIITINTAVNLGLKVPKDISVIGFASKSDSNHTLPRLTTIRQHAKIIGAHAAQLLINRLENMHLNEDVKTKIVKTSLVKSKSTL; encoded by the coding sequence ATGGTTACTTTAAAACAGTTAGCAAAAGAGTTAAATGTTTCTATTTCCACAGTTTCAAAAGCATTAAATAATAGTGAAGAAATTGGAGAAGATACCGTTAAGCGAGTTAAAGAACTTGCTGAGTTGTATAACTACACACCTAATAAAGTAGCCTTAAGTTTAAAGCAAAATAAGACTAAGACTATAGGTGTTATAATTCCTAATATCCTTAATCACTTTTTAGCCAAAGTACTTTTTGGTATAGAAAGAGAGGCAAATAATTTAGGTTATAATATTATTACCTGTATCTCTAACGAATCTTTAGAAAAGGAAAAAGAAAGTTTGCTGTTACTGGCAAATGGTAGTGTAGATGGGTTTATACTATCTGTTGCGGAAGAAACCCAAATTAAAAATGAAATAGATCATTTTAAGAAAACCATTAGCAAGGGTTTGCCCATTGTTATGTTTGATAGGGTTGCACATGATGTATTATGTGACAAAGTTATTGTAGACGATTTTGATGCTACTTATAATGCAACTAAAGGTTTGCTTCTTGAAAATCGTAAAAATATTGCTTTTATTAGTAACATTAATGATTTAAGTGTTGGTAAATTAAGAGAAAGAGGTTATAACAAAGCGATACTGGAAAATAATAATCAAGAACCTCTGGTTTTAAAAATAAAAAAGAAAGACGACCACCAAAAAAGAATAAAGTCTTTTCTTAAAAAGAATAAAACGGTTGATGCGGTCATTGCTGCAGATAGCTCATCGGGTATTATCACTATCAATACAGCCGTTAATTTAGGTTTAAAAGTACCAAAGGATATTTCTGTTATTGGTTTTGCCAGTAAATCAGATTCTAATCATACACTTCCAAGATTAACAACTATTAGGCAACACGCTAAAATTATTGGAGCTCATGCAGCCCAATTATTAATTAATAGGCTGGAAAACATGCATTTAAATGAGGATGTGAAGACCAAAATTGTAAAGACAAGCCTCGTTAAAAGTAAATCTACCCTTTAA
- a CDS encoding response regulator, translated as MIEKIKILMIDDHPIIIEGYQNTLLFTKKENQELEIDIANNCDEAIAYMDKSIQNELPYNVLFVDISLPPSEDGSMSSGEDLAEYARRILPNTKIIILTMFNESFRIHNIIKTIDPEGFLIKSDLTSSELASAFQAVLNNPPFYSGTVNSHIRKAITTDIVVDVKNRKILHLLSQGVKTKNLASHLDISLSAVEKRKKHLRDIFEVNDGQDETLLLEARKKGFV; from the coding sequence ATGATTGAAAAGATAAAAATATTAATGATTGATGATCACCCTATAATTATAGAAGGGTATCAAAATACACTACTTTTTACTAAAAAAGAAAACCAGGAACTCGAAATTGATATAGCCAATAACTGTGATGAAGCGATCGCTTATATGGATAAATCTATTCAAAACGAGCTGCCGTATAATGTGCTATTTGTAGATATTAGTTTACCACCTTCAGAGGATGGATCCATGAGTTCCGGTGAAGACCTGGCAGAATATGCACGTCGAATTTTACCAAATACTAAGATTATCATATTAACTATGTTTAACGAATCTTTTAGAATTCATAATATTATTAAAACGATAGACCCTGAAGGGTTTTTAATTAAAAGTGATTTAACATCTAGTGAACTTGCCAGCGCATTTCAAGCTGTACTTAATAACCCACCATTTTATAGCGGTACTGTAAATAGCCATATTAGAAAAGCCATTACAACGGATATTGTAGTTGACGTTAAAAACAGAAAAATATTGCATTTGTTATCTCAAGGAGTAAAAACGAAAAATTTAGCATCTCATTTAGATATTTCTCTAAGTGCAGTTGAAAAAAGGAAAAAACATCTTAGGGATATTTTTGAAGTTAATGACGGACAAGATGAAACTTTATTGCTTGAAGCAAGAAAAAAAGGCTTTGTTTAG
- a CDS encoding DUF5679 domain-containing protein: MEGYCVKCKEKKEIKDANEVTMKNGRKAMKGSCPTCGTGMFRILGKS; this comes from the coding sequence ATGGAAGGCTACTGTGTAAAGTGTAAAGAGAAAAAAGAAATTAAAGATGCTAACGAAGTGACCATGAAAAATGGAAGAAAAGCAATGAAAGGAAGTTGCCCAACTTGTGGAACAGGTATGTTTAGAATATTAGGAAAATCTTAA
- a CDS encoding lysylphosphatidylglycerol synthase domain-containing protein, which produces MTYMLPYKTKQFFFELIKLSIVIGAFYFIYQKLINNPELDFHDFIGFLSKKDILSLKSILSLLFLTFFNWFFEIIKWQTLVSPIKKISFKNAFEQSLGSLTASLFTPNRIGEYGAKAIYYTSNYRKRILLINLLGNILQMFTTTVFGVIGFCFFTAKHQVNIDYYKFAQYLLIGLLIIALIVFIVLKTKLTIKGYSLEKIKHFILGFPKKTMGFALFLSMLRYMIFSFQFYLLLQLFGTEISYFNAMTVITSMYLLASIIPSIFIFDVVIKGSVAIYLFGFIGFSEITILSTIAMMWLLNFVLPSMIGSYFVINFNLPKDPH; this is translated from the coding sequence ATCACATACATGCTACCGTACAAAACTAAACAATTCTTTTTTGAGCTTATTAAATTAAGTATTGTTATTGGGGCTTTTTATTTTATATACCAAAAACTGATAAATAATCCAGAACTAGATTTTCATGATTTTATTGGTTTTTTATCAAAAAAAGACATTTTATCACTCAAAAGCATACTTTCATTGCTTTTTTTGACATTTTTTAATTGGTTTTTTGAGATTATAAAATGGCAAACACTAGTCTCCCCTATAAAAAAAATAAGTTTTAAAAATGCCTTCGAACAAAGTTTAGGTTCTTTAACAGCCTCATTATTTACACCTAATAGAATTGGCGAATATGGTGCTAAAGCTATTTATTATACTTCCAATTATAGAAAACGCATTCTTCTAATTAATTTATTGGGCAATATATTGCAAATGTTTACTACCACTGTTTTTGGGGTTATTGGTTTTTGTTTCTTTACAGCTAAACATCAAGTTAATATTGATTATTATAAATTCGCCCAATACCTTTTAATTGGACTCCTTATTATTGCTTTGATAGTTTTTATAGTGCTAAAAACAAAATTGACTATTAAAGGGTATTCTTTAGAAAAAATTAAACATTTTATTTTGGGATTTCCAAAAAAAACAATGGGCTTTGCCTTATTTTTATCCATGCTACGTTATATGATTTTTTCGTTTCAATTTTACCTTTTGTTACAATTATTCGGAACTGAAATATCATACTTCAATGCTATGACTGTTATTACTTCTATGTATTTATTAGCCTCCATAATTCCTTCTATTTTTATATTTGATGTTGTTATAAAAGGAAGCGTTGCTATTTATTTATTTGGTTTTATAGGTTTTAGCGAAATCACTATTTTAAGCACTATAGCTATGATGTGGCTGTTGAATTTTGTTTTACCAAGTATGATCGGGAGCTACTTTGTCATTAATTTTAACCTTCCAAAAGACCCTCATTAA
- a CDS encoding DUF456 domain-containing protein, translated as MDIVLIIIAALFMILGIIGSFLPVLPGPLTSWVGLLILYFTDTITISKSFIITTLIIAVLIWVLDYIIPAMGTKRFGGTKYGMIGTTIGLIAGLLSPIPGGIIIGPFVGALIGELLNKTDTKTATKAAFGSFIGFIASTFIKFITAIIYLGFFIGFLLDS; from the coding sequence ATGGACATTGTTTTAATTATTATTGCTGCTTTATTTATGATTTTAGGTATTATAGGCAGTTTTTTACCAGTGCTACCTGGCCCCCTAACAAGTTGGGTTGGACTTTTAATACTTTACTTCACAGACACCATAACAATAAGCAAGTCATTTATAATAACGACATTAATTATAGCAGTACTTATTTGGGTCTTAGATTATATTATTCCTGCCATGGGCACTAAACGGTTTGGAGGTACTAAATATGGCATGATTGGTACCACCATAGGACTTATAGCAGGGCTTTTAAGTCCTATTCCTGGTGGTATTATTATTGGACCTTTTGTTGGGGCATTAATAGGAGAACTTTTAAACAAAACGGACACTAAAACTGCTACTAAAGCAGCTTTTGGATCTTTTATTGGCTTCATAGCATCTACCTTTATAAAATTCATTACGGCCATCATTTACTTAGGTTTTTTTATAGGATTTCTTTTAGATAGTTAA
- a CDS encoding glycosyltransferase yields MVLISIFITIGYLFLIGSFVFGFDKIKLFKLEGGPPKTTFSVIIPFRNEAKNLPGLLESIDALGYPNHLFEIIFVDDDSVDNSVDLIMGFLENVQHDIKVIKNERTSNAPKKDAITTAVNHSKNKWIITTDADCLLPKYWLDSFDAFIQKTNAKCMAAPITYTNSSSFLEQFQLLDSLSLQGATIGGFGIKQPFLCNGANFGYEKTLFRELNGFEGNTDIASGDDIFLLEKVTKTYPKQLHYLKCEQAIVKTQSQPSWRDLISQRIRWASKTSAYNNWFGKFTGLMVLLMNGLVLSTLLLSIFNLFNFKIWSYILIIKFNIDFFLIYKAAYFFNQKSVLRNFAFGFIIYPFFSFYVAFVSLFKTYKWKGRTFKK; encoded by the coding sequence ATGGTTTTGATAAGCATCTTTATCACTATAGGCTATCTATTTTTAATAGGGAGTTTCGTTTTTGGTTTTGATAAGATTAAATTGTTTAAATTAGAAGGTGGCCCTCCAAAAACCACATTTTCGGTTATTATCCCTTTTAGAAATGAGGCAAAAAATTTACCTGGTTTATTAGAATCTATAGACGCGTTAGGATATCCGAATCATTTATTTGAAATTATTTTTGTTGATGATGATTCGGTTGATAATTCGGTTGACTTAATTATGGGGTTTCTCGAGAATGTTCAACATGACATAAAAGTTATTAAGAATGAAAGAACTTCTAATGCCCCCAAAAAAGATGCGATAACAACGGCTGTTAATCATTCAAAAAACAAATGGATTATAACAACGGATGCTGATTGTTTATTGCCAAAATATTGGTTGGATAGCTTTGATGCCTTTATTCAAAAAACAAATGCAAAGTGCATGGCGGCTCCAATTACCTATACGAATTCCAGTAGTTTTTTAGAACAATTTCAATTATTGGATAGTTTGAGTTTACAGGGAGCGACGATAGGTGGTTTTGGTATAAAACAACCATTTCTTTGCAATGGTGCTAATTTTGGATATGAAAAAACATTATTTCGAGAACTAAACGGTTTTGAAGGCAATACAGATATTGCAAGTGGTGATGATATTTTTCTACTTGAAAAAGTGACTAAAACATACCCCAAACAACTTCATTATTTAAAATGCGAACAAGCTATTGTAAAAACACAATCACAGCCATCATGGAGAGATTTAATATCACAACGTATTCGGTGGGCTTCAAAAACGAGCGCTTACAATAATTGGTTTGGGAAATTTACCGGACTTATGGTTTTATTAATGAACGGATTAGTCCTTTCAACTTTGTTACTTTCGATCTTTAATCTTTTTAATTTTAAAATCTGGAGTTATATTTTAATAATAAAATTTAATATCGATTTCTTCCTAATCTATAAAGCAGCCTATTTTTTTAATCAGAAGTCCGTCTTAAGAAATTTTGCTTTCGGATTTATTATATATCCTTTTTTTAGTTTCTACGTCGCTTTTGTATCTCTTTTTAAAACCTATAAATGGAAAGGCAGGACGTTTAAAAAATAG
- a CDS encoding M56 family metallopeptidase: protein MIHYIIQTIAFQLFFLLVYDVFLKRETFFNWNRMYLLSTGVLSLILPFIKVDSFKKVVPQDYIVSLPEIVLGQSPVNSNNTILLDVVVLNTNALSIWEVIFYIGVLVAFSLFLFKVIKIFSLVIKNPKQSIGKVVLVELLNSNAAFSFFHYIFLGEHIKIEDKETILKHELIHTEQKHTIDLLFFEVLRILFWFNPLVYMYQNRIATLHEFIADANALKHQNKEAYYQNLLAQVFETKNISFINTFFNQSLIKKRIVMLSKSKSKQIHLFKYALLIPMVFGMLVYTSSEGQEIQKESINLSQYTYTLNVGEKEMSIENKKIHNNYEAFLKSHPDYVSWAHFDEEKKTATYSVHSLNEKVPEYYEPEPWVVNSSEGQAYKMYVYFKNIPESAESKKRQKEELLKLKEKYTNASEVPFSVIENVPVFPECEREKSNAKKRDCTSKKIAQFVNRNFNTELASALNLTGRQRINVIFKIDKTGSITGVRARAPHPDLEAEAIRVIKALPKMIPGTHKGKSVIVPYSLPIIFQVADATEMLDEVEVPFAVIENVPVFPGCEDLLSNADKKKCMNENITNFIIENFNTKVADQNGLSGRQRINVIFKIDAEGNISTDEIRARAPHIDLEAEAIRVISAIPKMKPGVQRGKNVTVSYSLPIIFDVENDTQMLDEVAISGYEKDKLDISVPYSVVDKAPIFPGCESLQDKQEQKKCTSNAITKHVNRNFNTELATELGLSGRQRINVIFKINKEGNITGVRSRAPHPALEVEAIRVINTLPKMIPGEQRGKKVDVPYSLPIIFQVAEEKK, encoded by the coding sequence ATGATACATTATATTATCCAAACCATTGCGTTTCAACTTTTCTTTTTGTTAGTATATGATGTATTTCTAAAAAGAGAAACGTTTTTTAATTGGAACAGAATGTATCTTTTATCAACAGGAGTTCTATCTTTAATACTACCTTTTATAAAAGTTGATAGTTTTAAAAAAGTAGTTCCACAGGACTATATCGTTTCATTACCTGAAATTGTCTTAGGGCAATCACCTGTAAACTCTAATAATACTATATTATTAGATGTCGTGGTATTAAACACAAATGCATTATCAATATGGGAAGTTATATTTTATATAGGTGTTTTAGTTGCCTTTAGTTTATTTCTTTTTAAAGTTATTAAGATTTTCTCTTTGGTAATAAAAAACCCAAAGCAATCTATTGGAAAAGTTGTATTAGTTGAATTATTAAATAGTAATGCAGCCTTTTCGTTTTTCCATTATATTTTTTTAGGAGAACATATAAAAATAGAAGATAAAGAAACTATTTTAAAACACGAGCTTATACATACAGAGCAAAAACACACTATAGATTTATTGTTTTTTGAAGTGCTACGCATTTTATTTTGGTTTAATCCTTTGGTGTATATGTATCAAAATAGAATAGCAACACTTCATGAGTTTATAGCCGATGCCAATGCTTTAAAACATCAAAATAAAGAAGCGTATTATCAAAACTTATTAGCTCAGGTTTTTGAGACTAAAAATATATCATTCATCAATACTTTTTTCAATCAATCATTAATCAAAAAACGAATCGTCATGTTATCAAAATCAAAATCAAAACAGATCCATCTATTTAAATATGCATTGTTAATTCCTATGGTTTTTGGGATGTTGGTATACACGTCATCTGAAGGGCAAGAGATTCAAAAGGAATCTATAAATTTAAGTCAATATACTTATACTTTAAACGTTGGAGAAAAGGAAATGTCTATCGAAAACAAAAAGATTCATAATAATTATGAAGCATTTTTAAAGTCACATCCAGATTATGTAAGTTGGGCACATTTTGATGAGGAAAAGAAGACAGCGACTTATAGTGTACATTCCTTAAATGAGAAGGTTCCAGAATATTATGAACCAGAACCTTGGGTGGTAAATTCTTCTGAAGGTCAAGCATATAAAATGTATGTGTATTTTAAGAACATTCCAGAAAGTGCAGAAAGTAAAAAGCGACAGAAAGAAGAGCTTTTAAAGTTAAAAGAGAAATATACAAATGCATCTGAAGTCCCATTTTCAGTAATTGAAAACGTACCTGTCTTTCCAGAATGTGAAAGAGAGAAGAGTAATGCAAAGAAAAGAGATTGCACGTCTAAAAAAATAGCGCAATTTGTAAATAGAAACTTCAATACAGAATTGGCTAGTGCTTTAAACTTGACAGGTAGACAGCGTATTAATGTGATTTTTAAAATAGACAAAACAGGTAGTATTACTGGTGTACGAGCAAGAGCACCACATCCAGATTTAGAAGCTGAAGCAATAAGGGTTATTAAAGCTTTACCGAAAATGATTCCAGGGACACATAAAGGTAAATCTGTGATTGTACCTTATTCTTTGCCAATAATATTTCAGGTGGCAGATGCAACAGAGATGTTGGATGAAGTAGAAGTTCCTTTTGCTGTTATTGAGAATGTGCCAGTATTTCCAGGATGTGAAGACCTACTTAGTAATGCTGATAAGAAAAAATGTATGAATGAAAATATCACCAATTTTATAATTGAAAATTTCAATACTAAAGTTGCTGACCAAAATGGATTAAGTGGTAGACAACGTATTAATGTTATTTTTAAAATAGATGCTGAAGGTAACATAAGTACAGATGAGATAAGAGCAAGAGCTCCGCATATTGATTTAGAAGCAGAGGCCATACGAGTTATTTCTGCTATACCTAAAATGAAACCAGGTGTTCAGCGCGGTAAAAATGTAACTGTATCTTATTCCTTGCCAATAATATTTGATGTTGAAAATGATACGCAAATGTTAGACGAAGTTGCTATTTCGGGTTATGAGAAAGATAAGTTAGATATTTCTGTTCCTTATTCTGTTGTGGATAAAGCACCAATATTCCCAGGCTGTGAATCATTGCAAGACAAACAAGAGCAAAAAAAATGTACTTCAAATGCCATTACAAAGCATGTAAACAGAAATTTTAATACAGAATTAGCGACTGAGTTAGGTTTGTCTGGGAGGCAACGTATAAATGTTATTTTTAAAATTAATAAAGAAGGTAATATAACGGGAGTACGTTCCAGAGCACCACACCCAGCTTTAGAGGTAGAAGCTATACGCGTAATTAATACTTTGCCTAAAATGATACCGGGTGAGCAGCGGGGTAAAAAAGTTGATGTGCCTTATTCGTTGCCAATAATTTTTCAGGTAGCAGAAGAAAAGAAATGA
- a CDS encoding energy transducer TonB, producing the protein MRQICVFLIVILLNSCGYFNVKKTSSETFLNEELQTFKWNDVDEYPTFSLCDSLSTKQEKKECFTSVLTGHIFKHLQEEIIVVTQDINDTIDLKLQVSEMGAIILLETKIDSLTIQEIPNINDLLTESLEALPKIFPAIKRGQQVTTEFKLPIIIGVN; encoded by the coding sequence ATGAGACAGATTTGTGTTTTTCTAATAGTCATATTGCTTAATTCCTGTGGGTATTTTAATGTAAAAAAAACATCTTCTGAAACTTTTTTAAATGAAGAGTTACAAACCTTTAAATGGAACGATGTTGATGAATACCCAACATTTTCCTTGTGTGATTCTTTGTCTACCAAACAAGAAAAAAAAGAGTGTTTCACAAGCGTTTTAACAGGACATATATTTAAACATCTGCAAGAAGAAATTATTGTTGTAACTCAGGATATTAATGATACTATAGATTTGAAGCTTCAAGTATCGGAAATGGGCGCTATCATTTTGTTGGAAACCAAAATAGATAGTCTGACCATACAGGAAATACCAAACATTAATGATTTGCTAACCGAAAGCTTAGAGGCTTTACCTAAAATTTTTCCAGCTATAAAACGCGGACAACAGGTGACTACAGAATTTAAATTACCAATCATTATAGGTGTTAACTGA
- a CDS encoding tetratricopeptide repeat protein, whose translation MIRITLLLLLISFKIEAQISVLHMADSLYAHGHYTKAIEYYKAYKNQSEASDKIAKAYIAIGNYEEALKNYKTSIDVHPKDALLKYEYAKLLSKTKKYRAATNVFNDLVYVDNKNPNYHYELGLVLEQLKDSTAMNHFRATYNLDQTHQKAIYKIAKYYLQKRKHPLVNKYVDKGLKVYEGNVKLISLKAQNYYWQQYYRKAAIWFEKLIELGESSEFIHEKLSSCYYKHYEFKKTIEQLKLVLKYNKNDVTSIYVIGACYYELDDFVNAEKYIKQFLALKDLPLDAEYSKLARALNRQKKYSESIETLKKAIKENPDNTGTHFFLLITKDAYYADLDAKLVMYNNFKKKFPSGFHIEYIDRRISELKKEKFMKDGLKGH comes from the coding sequence ATGATTAGAATCACCTTATTGCTACTACTAATATCATTTAAAATCGAAGCGCAAATTTCGGTTTTACATATGGCAGATAGTTTATATGCCCATGGTCATTACACTAAAGCCATAGAGTATTATAAAGCATATAAAAATCAATCTGAAGCTTCCGACAAAATAGCTAAGGCATATATTGCTATTGGGAATTACGAAGAAGCATTAAAGAATTATAAGACGAGTATAGATGTGCATCCAAAAGATGCGTTGTTAAAATACGAATACGCTAAATTACTTTCTAAAACTAAAAAGTATAGAGCTGCTACAAATGTTTTTAATGATTTGGTTTATGTAGATAATAAAAACCCTAATTACCATTATGAACTTGGTTTGGTTTTAGAACAATTAAAAGATTCCACTGCAATGAATCATTTTCGTGCTACATATAATTTAGACCAAACCCACCAAAAGGCTATTTATAAAATAGCAAAATATTATCTCCAAAAGAGAAAACACCCGTTAGTTAACAAATATGTTGATAAAGGTTTAAAAGTCTATGAAGGTAATGTGAAGCTTATAAGTTTAAAAGCACAAAATTATTATTGGCAACAGTATTATAGAAAAGCAGCTATTTGGTTCGAAAAACTAATAGAACTTGGCGAATCTTCCGAATTTATTCACGAAAAACTTAGTTCATGTTATTATAAACATTATGAATTTAAAAAGACTATTGAGCAACTAAAATTGGTATTAAAATATAATAAGAACGATGTCACTTCTATATATGTTATAGGGGCATGCTATTATGAACTTGACGATTTTGTTAACGCAGAAAAGTATATAAAACAATTTTTAGCCTTAAAGGATTTACCATTAGATGCAGAATATTCAAAATTGGCTCGCGCATTAAATAGGCAAAAAAAGTATAGTGAATCTATAGAAACGCTAAAAAAAGCCATAAAAGAAAACCCTGATAATACGGGTACGCATTTCTTTTTACTAATAACGAAGGATGCTTATTATGCAGATTTAGATGCTAAACTTGTCATGTATAATAACTTTAAAAAGAAATTCCCGTCAGGTTTCCATATAGAATACATTGATAGACGTATTAGTGAGTTAAAGAAAGAAAAATTCATGAAGGACGGGTTAAAAGGTCATTAA
- a CDS encoding tetratricopeptide repeat-containing sensor histidine kinase — translation MQIIDSIKQNVLDNKYQDSLSIANAHYNIGELYRYSVLGDSAYYHYHKAEKIYKNLKKNLSIAKTLYGIAVIQKNEKDLTGSEITSIEAISLLGLLNETNEVRKYKAFIYNNLGLVFRQLEQYDESVSYYKKAIELKKKLKGNNLRTINNSKNNLALSYKNAGNYKLALNYYNQLLNGDDLKKERRGVYALVLDNYAHTLYLSKHYEKLPKLYFQALRISDSIQENGYNSIIINQHLAEYFNYKNDKKSAKYYAYKAKDIAEQYHNDDLLKSLLLLSEIEEGNVAAMYSKEYIKLNDSLQKNERSIRNKFARIRFETNQIEQENIRIAKERMWLLILSVVIVISSFLLYLVITQRNRNKELKFIQKQQETNEEIYNLMLSQNESIEEARTLEKRRISEELHDGVLGRLFGTRLSLDSLNMSNDAEAIKTRGQYIDELKIIEQDIRKVSHELNTNFVSGSGFIDIIKTFLETQTIAYKLGYKLEHDDTIHWDDVSNKTKIHIYRIIQESLHNIYKHASATQVNISFKLKNNVICLIMSDNGSGFDVNKVKSGIGLKNMNSRINEINGNINITSEKDAGTTVTIEAPIT, via the coding sequence TTGCAAATAATTGATTCAATAAAGCAAAATGTCTTAGACAATAAATATCAAGATTCCTTATCTATTGCAAATGCGCATTATAATATTGGAGAACTTTATAGATATAGTGTTTTAGGAGATAGTGCTTATTATCATTATCACAAAGCTGAAAAAATTTATAAAAATTTAAAAAAGAATTTAAGTATAGCTAAAACATTATATGGCATTGCTGTTATTCAAAAAAATGAAAAAGATCTTACTGGAAGTGAAATTACCTCTATAGAAGCTATTTCTCTTTTAGGGTTGTTAAATGAAACTAATGAGGTTAGAAAGTATAAGGCGTTTATATATAATAATCTAGGTTTGGTTTTTAGGCAGTTAGAACAATATGATGAATCTGTTTCATATTATAAAAAGGCTATAGAATTAAAGAAAAAATTAAAAGGAAATAATTTAAGGACTATCAATAATTCGAAAAATAATTTAGCATTATCATATAAAAATGCGGGAAATTATAAATTGGCATTAAATTATTATAATCAACTTCTTAATGGTGACGATTTGAAGAAAGAGAGAAGAGGAGTTTATGCTCTTGTCTTGGATAATTATGCACATACATTATATCTGTCTAAACATTACGAAAAGCTCCCTAAATTATATTTTCAAGCACTAAGGATAAGTGATAGTATTCAGGAAAATGGGTATAATTCTATTATAATAAATCAACATTTAGCTGAGTATTTTAATTATAAAAACGACAAAAAATCTGCAAAGTATTACGCTTACAAAGCGAAAGACATCGCTGAACAATATCATAATGATGATTTATTGAAATCTCTTTTATTGCTCTCAGAGATAGAAGAAGGTAATGTTGCTGCAATGTACTCAAAAGAATATATAAAGCTTAATGACAGCCTGCAAAAAAATGAACGATCTATAAGAAATAAATTTGCCAGAATTCGTTTTGAAACAAACCAAATAGAACAAGAAAATATTAGAATTGCTAAAGAACGGATGTGGCTTTTAATACTTTCTGTAGTCATAGTCATTTCATCTTTTCTGTTATATCTAGTCATTACCCAAAGAAATAGAAATAAAGAATTAAAGTTTATACAGAAGCAGCAAGAAACAAATGAAGAGATTTACAACCTAATGCTGTCTCAAAATGAAAGTATTGAAGAAGCAAGGACCTTAGAGAAAAGACGTATTTCTGAAGAGTTGCATGACGGGGTTTTAGGACGCTTATTTGGTACACGTTTAAGTTTAGACAGTTTAAACATGAGTAATGATGCAGAGGCTATAAAAACCAGAGGCCAATATATAGACGAACTTAAAATAATTGAGCAGGATATAAGGAAAGTATCGCATGAGTTAAATACCAATTTTGTTTCAGGTTCTGGATTTATAGATATCATAAAAACTTTTTTAGAAACGCAAACAATAGCCTATAAACTTGGCTACAAATTAGAGCATGATGATACGATTCATTGGGATGATGTTTCTAATAAAACTAAAATTCATATATACAGAATTATTCAGGAATCGCTCCATAATATCTATAAACATGCTAGCGCAACACAAGTAAATATTAGTTTTAAATTAAAAAATAATGTAATTTGCTTAATAATGAGTGATAATGGTTCTGGATTTGATGTTAATAAAGTAAAGTCCGGTATAGGACTAAAGAACATGAACTCCAGGATAAATGAAATTAACGGAAATATAAATATAACCTCAGAAAAAGATGCAGGAACTACAGTAACTATCGAAGCCCCAATTACCTAA
- a CDS encoding BlaI/MecI/CopY family transcriptional regulator has translation MKQLTKAEEDIMQILWELKKANVKAIIEQFSEPKPAYNTVSTIVRILENKGFVGYEKEGKGHIYFPLVAKQDYSNQSINKLVDNYFQGSFKSMVSFFVKKNDMNIKDLESVLKEINKKQ, from the coding sequence ATGAAACAACTTACAAAAGCAGAAGAAGACATCATGCAAATACTTTGGGAGTTAAAAAAAGCCAATGTTAAAGCTATAATAGAGCAGTTTTCTGAACCTAAGCCTGCTTATAATACGGTGTCTACCATTGTTAGAATTTTAGAAAACAAAGGATTTGTAGGTTACGAAAAAGAAGGAAAAGGACATATCTATTTTCCATTAGTTGCAAAACAGGACTATAGCAATCAGTCTATAAATAAGTTAGTTGATAATTACTTCCAAGGATCTTTTAAAAGTATGGTGTCTTTTTTTGTGAAGAAGAATGATATGAATATTAAAGATTTAGAATCTGTTTTAAAAGAGATTAATAAAAAACAATAG